One window from the genome of Molothrus ater isolate BHLD 08-10-18 breed brown headed cowbird chromosome 5, BPBGC_Mater_1.1, whole genome shotgun sequence encodes:
- the KCNJ4 gene encoding inward rectifier potassium channel 4 encodes MTERAMGSVRVNRYSIVSTEEDGHKVSTLGSMNGHSRNGKGHAPRRKHRNRFVKKNGQCNVYFANLSNKSQRYMADIFTTCVDTRWRYMLMIFSAAFLVSWLFFGFLFWCIAFFHGDLNAPAVAGSPSLLKPCIMHVNSFLGAFLFSVETQTTIGYGFRCVTEECPLAIMAVVVQSIVGCVIDSFMIGTIMAKMARPKKRAQTLLFSHHAVISVRDGKLCLMWRVGNLRRSHIVEAHVRAQLIKPYMTEEGEYLPLDQRDLNVGYDVGLDRIFLVSPIIIVHEIDEESPLYGIGKEELETENFEIVVILEGMVEATAMTTQARSSYLASEILWGHRFEPVVFEEKNHYKVDYSRFHKTYEVAGTPRCSARELQESKMTILPSPPPPSAFCYENELALVSQDEDEDDDEVGVVLGGNTKEEGGIIQMMDFGSHLDLERLQATLPLDTISYRRESAI; translated from the exons ATGACTGAGCGAGCCATGGGCAGCGTCCGAGTCAATCG GTACAGCATTGTCTCCACCGAGGAGGATGGACACAAGGTCTCTACGCTGGGCAGCATGAACGGGCACAGCCGGAACGGCAAGGGCCATGCTCCCCGGCGGAAGCACCGCAACCGCTTCGTGAAGAAGAACGGCCAGTGCAACGTTTACTTTGCCAACCTGAGCAACAAATCCCAGCGCTACATGGCCGACATCTTCACCACCTGTGTGGACACGCGCTGGCGGTACATGCTGATGATCTTCTCTGCCGCCTTCCTGGTCTCCTGGCTCTTCTTCGGCTTCCTCTTCTGGTGCATCGCCTTCTTCCACGGTGACCTCAATGCACCGGCGGTGGCAGGTAGTCCCTCTCTGCTCAAGCCCTGCATCATGCACGTGAACAGCTTCCTGGgggcttttcttttctcagtggAGACACAGACAACCATCGGGTACGGCTTCCGCTGCGTGACTGAGGAGTGCCCGCTGGCCATCATGGCAGTTGTGGTGCAGTCTATCGTGGGCTGCGTGATTGACTCCTTCATGATTGGCACCATCATGGCCAAGATGGCAAGGCCCAAGAAGCGGGCCCAGACCCTCCTCTTCAGCCATCATGCCGTCATCTCCGTGCGGGATGGCAAACTCTGTCTCATGTGGAGGGTGGGCAACCTGAGGAGGAGTCACATTGTGGAGGCCCATGTCCGAGCCCAGCTCATCAAACCCTACATGACGGAGGAAGGGGAATACCTCCCCCTGGACCAGCGGGACCTAAATGTGGGCTACGATGTGGGTCTGGATCGTATATTTTTGGTCTCACCCATTATTATCGTTCATGAGATTGATGAGGAGAGCCCCCTCTATGGGATTGGCAAGGAAGAGCTGGAGACGGAGAATTTTGAGATTGTGGTTATTCTGGAGGGGATGGTGGAAGCCACAGCCATGACCACACAGGCACGAAGCTCTTACCTTGCTAGTGAAATCCTTTGGGGTCATCGCTTTGAACCGGttgtgtttgaggagaagaaCCACTACAAAGTGGATTACTCGCGCTTTCACAAGACATACGAGGTAGCTGGCACACCTCGCTGCTCAGCCCGGGAGCTGCAAGAGAGCAAGATGACCATCCTACCTTCTCCACCACCTCCCAGTGCCTTCTGCTATGAGAATGAGCTGGCACTTGTCAGtcaagatgaagatgaagatgatgatgaagTGGGTGTAGTGTTAGGGGGCAACACCAAGGAGGAGGGAGGTATCATCCAGATGATGGATTTTGGAAGCCACCTGGACCTGGAGCGGCTCCAGGCAACTCTGCCTCTAGATACAATCTCATACCGCAGGGAGTCAGCTATCTAA